The Bernardetia litoralis DSM 6794 genome includes a window with the following:
- a CDS encoding aspartate carbamoyltransferase catalytic subunit: MSLSVNHLLGIKDLTQADILHIFEMAKQFKEVINRPIKKVPSLRDITIANVFFENSTRTRISFELAQKRLSADVVNFSASNSSVSKGETLLDTVNNILAMKVDMIVMRHSSAGAPHFLAKHINAAIVNAGDGTHEHPTQALLDTFSIKEKLGEVAGKKVAIIGDISHSRVALSNIFALQKLGAEVMLCGMPTLIPKFINQLGVKVSYNLRETLEWCDVANVLRIQLERQDVKNIPSLREYSLYYGINKELLDSLNKEIVIMHPGPINRGVELDSDVADSDHSIILNQVENGVAIRMAVLYLLAEKIKPKSVTN, from the coding sequence ATGAGTCTGAGTGTCAATCATTTATTAGGAATAAAAGACCTTACACAAGCCGATATTTTGCATATCTTCGAAATGGCAAAACAGTTTAAGGAAGTTATTAATCGTCCTATCAAAAAAGTACCTTCTTTGCGTGATATTACGATTGCCAATGTTTTTTTTGAAAATTCTACTCGTACTCGTATTTCTTTCGAATTAGCTCAAAAACGGCTTTCAGCTGATGTAGTCAATTTTTCAGCAAGCAATAGTTCGGTTTCAAAAGGCGAAACATTACTGGATACAGTCAATAATATTTTGGCAATGAAAGTGGATATGATTGTGATGCGTCATTCCAGTGCTGGTGCGCCTCATTTTTTAGCCAAGCATATCAATGCTGCTATCGTAAATGCTGGTGATGGAACACATGAACACCCAACACAAGCACTCTTGGATACCTTTTCAATTAAAGAAAAACTTGGAGAAGTAGCTGGTAAAAAAGTAGCTATTATTGGAGATATTTCGCATTCAAGAGTAGCACTTTCAAATATTTTTGCACTTCAAAAACTAGGAGCAGAAGTGATGCTTTGTGGAATGCCAACACTTATTCCAAAATTTATAAATCAATTAGGGGTAAAAGTGAGTTATAACCTCAGAGAAACTTTAGAATGGTGTGATGTTGCAAATGTTTTGCGTATTCAATTAGAAAGACAGGATGTGAAAAATATCCCTTCCTTGCGTGAATACTCGCTTTATTATGGAATAAATAAGGAATTATTAGATTCTCTAAATAAAGAAATTGTAATTATGCACCCAGGCCCCATTAATAGAGGCGTAGAATTGGATAGCGATGTTGCCGACTCTGACCATTCTATAATTCTTAATCAAGTAGAAAATGGCGTGGCAATAAGAATGGCTGTTTTGTATCTTTTGGCTGAAAAAATAAAACCAAAATCAGTTACCAATTAA